Below is a window of Oncorhynchus clarkii lewisi isolate Uvic-CL-2024 chromosome 19, UVic_Ocla_1.0, whole genome shotgun sequence DNA.
AGCTATAGGCTACTTGTCAGTCAGTTAccggtgtatgtactgtatgtatgcatatGTCCATTCGTTTCTACTGGAAACATTTGCTCCTGAAtgacacaacctcaaacagtctaAATAGCCCAAAGTGAGTGTCATAGAGTAATCAGCATCAGTTTTGTTTTGGTTCTGTCTTGTTGAATTAACTGAAATGTGTCACAAACCTCTACTGAATGCCTGTTGTCTAACGTTACATCATTATCAGACTCTCTCCCCTAGAGAAGGGACCAGTGCCAGGCAATCATGGGACCCTCAGTACTCTTTCCGCTTCTCCACGGCTTGTCCTCCCCCTTACGAACTGTCACCCCAAAATTGGGCCGATGCCTCCTCCGCCAGCTACCCCCACCATCCTGCACTCGTACCCCTTGTACCCCCTCATTCCCTGGGCTTAACTCCCAAAACATCCGTGGTATGTGTGTGGAATCCACCCTCAGCCACATCAAGGAGCTGAGTCCACCAGAGCAAAGGCTGTTGAATAAGCTGTATGAAGGACTGATCTCAGGTCAGCGGGCCAGTCTGGCTGAGTCCATTACCCTGGTGGAGACCCAGCATCCCAGAAAGAAAGAGCTGGCCCAGGTCCTGCTGCAGAGAGTACTGGCCCACAGGAAGGAGCAGGAGAAACAGAACGGAGGGAAACCCCTGGCCTTCAGAGTGGGTTAGTATGTGGATTGTTATGTTCAACATTGTTGTGTCTATGCCCAGTACACAGAATGCACGCAGACCCAATAATATGTGAACAGTTGAACTAGTGGCTTGCAGAGTCCTTAGAGTTTGAACGCTTGAATTGGTGGCTGCAATGTGGGCTTTGTATTGAATATTTTTGTACTCCTACACTTGAGGTAGCTAAGTCTAAACTACCCAATGGGGAAGAGTGTGGGCTTGGTGTACGTGCATGTTTGTCCTCTGTGAGGTGacgtctgtctgtaggtctgtctggcCCACCCGGAGCTGGGAAGTCCACCTTCATTGAGGTGGTGGGGAAGATGCTCACAGGACAAGGACATAAAGTCTCTGTTCTGGCAGTTGACCCCTCATCATGCACTACAGGAGGTATGTTTCCACATCAttctacatttatttaaatttttttacttcacctttatttaaccaggtaggctagttgagaacacctttatttaaccaggtaggctagttgagaacacctttatttaaccaggtaggctagttgagaacacctttatttaaccaggtaggctagttgagaacacctttatttaaccaggtaggctagttgagaacacctttatttaaccaggtaggctagttgagaacacctttatttaaccaggtaggcaagttgagaacacctttatttaaccaggtaggctagttgagaacacctttatttaaccaggtaggctagttgagaacacctttatttaaccaggtaggctagttgagaacacctttatttaaccaggtaggctagttgagaacacctttatttaaccaggtaggctagttgagaacacctttatttaaccaggtaggctagttgagaacacctttatttaaccaggtaggctagttgagaacacctttatttaaccaggtaggctagttgagaacacctttatttaaccaggtaggctagttgagaacacctttatttaaccaggtaggctagttgagaacacctttatttgaccaggtaggctagttgagaacaagttctcatttacaactgcgacctggccaagataaagcatagcagtgtgaacagacaacaacacagagttacacatggagtaaacaataaacaagtcaataacacagtagaaaaaaagagaaaaaaagggtctatatacattgtgtgcataaggcatgaggaggtaggcgaataattacaatttagcagattaacactgtagtgataaatgatcagatggtcatgtgcaggtagagatactggtgtgcaaaagagcagaaaagtaaataaataaaaacagtatggggatgaggtaggtaaattgggtgggctatttaccgatggactatgtacagctgcagcgatcggttagctgctcagatagcagatgtttaaagttggtgaggataaaagtctccaacttcagtgatttttgcaattcgttccagtcacaggcagcagagaactggaacgaaaggcagccaaatgaggtgttggctttagggatgatcagtgagatacacctgctggagcacgtgctacgggtgggtgttgccattgtgaccagtgaactgagataaggcagagctttacctagcatggacttgtagatgacctggagccagtgggtctggcgacgaatatgtagcgaggaccagccgactagagcatacaggtcgcagtggtgggtggtataaggtgctttagtaacaaaacggatggcgctgtgataaactgcatccagtttgctgagtagagtattggaagctattttgtagatgacatcgccgaagtcgaggatcggtaggatagtcagttttactagggtaagtttggcggcgtgagtgaaggaggctttgttgtggaatagaaagccaactctagatttgattttagattggagatgtttgatatgagtctggaagaagagtttacagtctagccagacacctagttacttatagatgtccacatattctaggtcggaaccatccagggtggtgatgctagtcgggtgtgggggtgcaggcagcgaacggttgaaaagcatgcatttggttttactagcgtttaagagcagttggaggccatggaaggagtgtttcATTCCTGTGTTTGTGCGTGGTATTTCATCAGTGTTGTGGGGTATATGTATTGGTTTAAATGGGTCTGTTAGAATGCCTCGTCATGCCAGACAGACTCTTGCACCGTAACATGTGGGATTTTGTGAACATTAACAACCATTCCTCCTTGTTCAATGTTGTTAAACATAATTTCctcaccacaggaggttggtggcaccttaattggggaggacgggctcgtgttaatgactggagcgtaatcagtggaatggtatcaaacacatggtttccaggtgtttgatgccattccatttgctctgttctggACATTTTATTacgagccgttctcccctcagcagcctcctgtgttcCTCACATTTATCTTCTTCAAGCTAGGCAAATGATTATTATTAAATATTGATAGCTATACTTATATACTACCACttacactttatgttggtgttacGCATaaatcctccccctctccccagggTCTCTGATGGGTGACAAGACTCGTATGACTGAGCTCTCCAGAGACATGAGTGCTTTCATCAGACCCTCCCCCACCTCTGGAACACTGGGAGGAGTCACCCGGACCACCAATGAGGCCGTAGTACTGTGTGAGGGGGGTGGCTACGACATCGTCCTGGTAGAAACTGTAGGTGAGGAACTCAATGGTTGAGTCGACTGTTTTTAAAAGCCTCAGAAGGGACAAATCTTCACCTGAGATAGGCCAACCTGCACAGTTTTTATTGAACCAGATTTAATCTCACTGTGATTCATGCTTTGCATCTTCCACATTACGTGGTTTATAAAGTCTAAATGGCATGAAGGATAAAATTATGAAATTATATAACATAGCTCATAGTTTATTAATAAAATTCCTAAGGTATCTAGCTTTTCATAAATACTTGGTTTCATTGTGTGTTGTGTCCTCAGGCGTAGGCCAGTCAGAGTTTGCGGTGGCTGACATGGTGGACATGTTTGTGTTGCTGATCCCACCAGCAGGGGGCGATGAACTACAGGTCAGACCTCCATCACCATCACACTCCCCTGTTACAATGCCATTAAAGAACCTGTGAATATCTTGTGACATTGAATATCTTCTGATATTTACAGACATTTTTGATCATTTAAATGAAAAtgatatccattgattcttgatgTATATAAATGTCTCATGCGTTTAGTTCAACTGGCTTTAAAGTACATCCCTGATTCCTCACTCCTTTCATATTTGGAAAAGAAACAAAATGGTTTCTTTCCACCCTGTTGTCTTCACTTATCCTGTCTCAGGATGCACTTAAGTATTCAAACAGGATCACAGTCCATCAATCAGCTTAGACGTATAGACATAAGATTTACATCCAATTTCTCCTCTGGAGATCAATAAAGTTGATTCAAAGCACATcatgttggtcacatacacatatttagtcatttctgtggacacacctactcattacatttaaattaaaaaaaatccctttatttttactattttctacattgtagaataatagtgaagacatcaaaacaaatgatataacacatggaatcatgtagtaaccaacaaagtgttgtagaatctcaaatatatttagatttctttaaagtagccaccctttgccttgatgacaactttgcacacttggcattctctcaacgagcttcacctggaatgcttttctaacagtcttgaaggagttcccacatatgctgaacacttgttggctgcttttccttcactctgcggtccaactcataccaaaccatctcaattgggtttacCCATTTCATACGCATcacaggtgattgtggaggccaggtcatctgatgcagcactccatcactctccttcttggtcaaatagcccgtacacagataggaggtgtgtttgggccattgtcctgttgcacaaaccaggtgggatggcgtatcactgcagaatgctgtggtagccatgctggttaagtgtgccttgaattctaaataaatcgctccgtgtcaccagcaaagcatcatcacaccacctcctccatgcttcacggtggaaactaTACATGTGGAAATCATCCCttcacctgctctgcgtctcacaaagacatggcggttggaaccaaaaatctcaaatttgaattCATCAGGccaaagacagatttccaccggtctattgtccattgctcgtgttacTGTCtttcaagcaagtctcttcttcttattggtgtcctttagtagtggtttctttgcagcaattcaacaatgaagttgatgttgagaagcatttatttgggctgcaatttatgaacttatcctctgcagcagaggtaattctgggtcttcctttcctgtggcggtcctcatgagagccagtttcatcatagctcttgatggtttttgcgactgaacttggagaaacgttcaaagttcttgaaagtttccagattgactggccttcatgtcttaaagtaatggactgttgtttctctttgcttatttgagctgttcttgccataatatggacttggccctATTTGGTtaagaccatcttctgtataccacccctgccttgtcacaacacaactgattggctcaaacgcattaagaaggaaagaaattccacaaatgtacttttaacaaggcacacctgttaatttaaatgcattccaggtgactacctcatgaagctggttgagagaatgtcaagagtgtgcagagctgtcatcaatgcaaagggtgcctacgttgaagaatctcatatacactaccgttcaaaagtttggggtcacttagaaatgtccttgtttttgaaagaaaagctatttttttcgtctattaaaataacatcaaattgatccaaaatacagtgtagacattgctaatgttgtaaatgactatttgtCACAATAATTTTCAATTCCAATGATAATAACTGACAATCAATAGCTCTGACCAATCCCTGAGATCTGTAAGAccatgggtttaataataattagtcaaaGACTCACATGCAAAAAGAAAGTACAGTTTATTCAGAGAACGTTCTGAAGTCCAttatacaaagacatccattttatagctgtgcacatacttccacacaaacagtaggtatcctacgcacatacttccacacaaacagtaggtatcctacgcacatacttccacacaaacagtaggtatcctacgcacatacttccacacaaacagtaggtatcctacgcacatacttccacacaaacagtaggtatcctacgcacatacttccacacaaacagtaggtatcctaatcacatacttccacacaaacagtaggtatcctacgcacatacttccacacaaacagtaggtatcctaatcacatacttccacacaaacagtaggtatcctaatcacatacttccacacaaacagtaggtatcctacgcacatacttccacacaaacagtaggtatcctacgcacatacttccacacaaacagtaggtatcctgcgcacatacttccacacaaacagtaggtatcctacgcacatacttccacacaaacagtaggtatcctacgcacatacttccacacaaacagtaggtatcctaagcACATACTTCTACAcaaacggcagggtagcctagtggggcggcagggtagcctagtggttagagcattggactagtaaccgaaaggttgcaagttcaaatccccgagctgacaaggtacaaaatctgtcgttctgcccctgaacaggcagttaacccactgttccaaggccgtcattgaaaataagaatttgcctagttacataaaggtaaaaaaacaaaaaaacagtagGTGAGTTTTATCTCTATAGTTCTCACCACTGTGTATCACTGCCCAGCCGACAGGTCCATTCCCCTGAGATTAGGGAAACCTTGAGAAATACTCCCTATGGTTCCTCAGAGGCCTAGCCAGGTCGGGTGAAACACAGTTTAACTGTTCTTCTGTATTTTCTTAGGCACCCACATATAAGTTCAAATCCTAAGCTACGCCTTGTTTTTCCATTCATTGTTTAACCTAATTCCGATAATAacctaaaactacacacatcatcagattataattttatgattctaatcaatttcatacagtTATAAGGTATCAGAGTGGAATTATTTTATCATTATCTTTCAACATATACAATATTTTAgcactattgtagctggaaatgtcagattttttatgtaatatctacataggcatacaggggcccattatcagcaaccatcactcctgtgttccaatggcacgttgtgttagctaatccacgtttataattttaaaaggctaattgatcattagaaaatcattTTGCAATcacgttagcacagctgaaaactgttgttttgattaaagaagTATTAAAACTcacctttagactagttgagtatctggagcatcagcatttgtgggttcgattacaggctcaaaatggccagaaacaactttcatctgaaactcgtcagtccagtctagatctcgtacaaagctgtgtactactcccttcacagaacagcgcaaactggctttaaccagaatagaaagagtgggaggccccggtgcacaactgagcaagaggacaagtacattcgtgtctagtttgagaaacagacacctcacaagtcctcaactggcagcttaattaaatagtacccgcaaaacaccagtctcaacgtcaacagtgaagaggcgactgtgggatgttggccttctaggcagagttcctctgtccagtgtctgttcttttgcccatcttaatctttcttgttattggccagtctgagttatggctttttctttgcaactctgcctagaaggccagcatcctggagtcgcctcttcactgttgatgttgagacgggtgtttttcgggtactatttaatgaagctgctagttgaggacttgtgaggcgtatgaaatgggtaaaacagtatgtaaacattattaaagtgaccagtgttccatgactatgtacatagggcaagcagcctctaaggtgcagggttgaataaccgggtggtagccgtctAGGGACATTTTGTAAAGTTCAGGGCACAGTACtcaatctgtgtgtgttctccattGCCAGGGCATTAAGCGAGGCATCATAGAGAAGGCAGACCTGGTGGTGGTCACTAAAGCAGACGGAGACCTGTTAGTACCAGCCAGGAGAATCCAGGCAGAGTATACCAGCGCTCTGAAACTGCTCAGGAAGAAATCAAAGTCCTGGAACCCTAAGGTGGGTTGTATTGGGTTGAATGTTTTTTTGTCTGAGTGGTAGTGCGAAGGGGTTAAACCTATATATAAATGTGCTTCAAATAGCTGCTCAGGAAGAAGTCCAAGACCTGGAACGTGGTTAGTGTTGGGTTATGTGAGTTTGTGCTCATACTTTCATATGCACAGAATTAAGGAGTAAAAAGCAAAACATGAAAAAAATCATATTGCCTCAAACTCCAGGTAACTGCAGGTTGGAACCTGATATTCTTCTCCGTATCCTCTATTGGAGAGCTGTGTTATATTTCCCCTGAAAATCCTTTTTTGCCGCCCTCAACTCTCCATACGCACACATCACCAGAGCCGACAGGCCGTCCCACTGCACAGCGAGGTCAGCTGACCTGGGGGAGGGGGATAATGTGATGTCATCATCAGGGCACTCTAGTCTGTCGCAGTGTTCCCGGGGTGGGGAGGGGGTGCTCTCTGCATGTCTCCCCGCCCTGGGCCGAGCGTTGTCTCTTTGTCTCAGACCGCCCGCGCCCGGCCCAATGCAGCATCTGCTCACCTGGCACCCTGCCAAAGTCCCCTAccgccacccacccacccacccttctccctccctccctccctccctccctccctccctccctccctccctccctccatccccctcttcttcccCACTCTGAATAGAGAGCTGCTGTGTCATGTATTTTCCTGATTAGCAGCCCACCCACTCAGATGAAAGACTCCCAgacctgtctcgctctctgtctctctctctctctctttcttgcactctctctgtttttctgtctctatttctctccacccctctctcttcatctccatctatctcatctctctctgttttgctgtctccatttgtctctctctctcttcatctccatctatctcatctctctctgttttgctgtctccatttgtctctctctctcttcatctccatctatctcatctctctctgttttgctccatttgtctctctcgctctctggcccTGTTCCTCTTTCCACTAGTACCAGAGGCAGCAACACTGACTTCAGGACAGGAGATATCCACCACAGGGATTTTAATGGGTCTCCACATGATTCCTCCTCTGCCATATCTCAATATTAGGTTCAGGGGAGGGTACTTTGGAAGGCTCCCTTCTAGCAGATTAATCATTTTGACTGTAGCTTTGTAAGACATTTCTACAGTATTTCCCCATGTCAGAAACACATTTCTATTGGCACACTTGAATTGTGAATAGACCAATTTATAAATGACTAGATAGAATACAGCTTGATAGTGTGTTGTACCATTGAGATATGACTTCACACAGTTCTCTTTTTGTAGTGCCGTCACTCTCATTCAAGCACTGGTCAATAATGAGTTGTTTAGCCCTTAAatcaaggtacaaatctgtcgttctgcccctgaacaggcagttaacccactgttcctaggccgtcattgaaaataagaatttgttcttaactgacttgcccagttaaataaaggttttaaaaaaaatacacttgtgttgtctgaacaggccTGAGGTGAATATGGGGAATACAGACACCCCACTGGGTGTGTGATATCTGTGGTGTGTCGCTGTGCCTGCATGGGGATTGATTGCCAACTACATGGGGGTCCACACGTGTGtgttcacatacagtaccagtcaaaagtttggacacacctactcattccagtgtttttctttatttgtactattttctacattgtagaataatagtggagacatcaaaactatgaaataacacacattgaatcatgtagtaatcaaaaaagtgttaaacaaatcaaaatatattttagatttgagattcttcaaagtagccgccctttgccttgatgacagctgtgcaaacgcttggcattctctcaaccagcttcacgaggtagtcgcctggaatgcatttcaatttacatgtgtgccttgttaaaagttaatttgtgggatttctttccttcttaatgcgtttgagccagtcagttgtgttgtgacaaggtagggtggtatacagaagatagccctatttggtaaaagaccaagtccatattatgtcaagaacagctcagataaggaaagataaatgacagtccatcattacttcaggacacgaaggtcagtcaatccggaaaatgtctagaactttgaaagtttcttcaagtgcagtcgcaaacaccatcaagcgctatgatgaaactagctctcgtGAGGACAGTCACAGgaacggaagacccagagttacctctgctgcagaggataagttcattaaagttaactgcacctcagattgcagcccaaataaatgcttcacatattTCAAGTAAGACATCTCAacaccaactgttcagaggacactaagtgaatcaggacttcacggtcgaattgttgcaaagaaaccactactaaaggacaccaataataagaagagacttgcttgggccaagaaacatgagcaatggacattagacctgtggaaatctgtcttttggtctgatgagtccaaatttgagatgtttggttccaaccgctgagTCTTTGTGAGACTTAGAGTAGTTGGATTTTCcattgaaatacattttaggtccccacagggatagtagaacatagtgtgtgtatgtgtgctcacTGGTCcttaaccgtgtgtgtgtggttctcccccccccccccaccaggtaGTGCGTGTGTCATCCCAGACAGGCGAGGGTGTAGCAGAGCTGTGGGGTAAGATGGAGGCCTTCCGCTCAGCCACCCTGTCCAGCGGGGACTTCCAGGACAGACGTAGGGCCCAGCACAAGGTGTGGATGTGGAGCCTGATCCAGGAGAATGTCCTGAGGCACTTCCAGGAACACCCTGCCGTCAGGGGGGAGCTACCCCAGCTAGAGGACAGGGTCACCAGGGGAGCTATATCACCGGGCCTGGCGGCTGATCTGTTACTGAAGGCCTTCACCTCttcttcatcatcctcctcctcacagtGACCTAGCTGAAGTGGAGATCTAATACCAACAGCATTATCCATATACTGTAATATTGATTACTCTTCTCGCCTT
It encodes the following:
- the LOC139374122 gene encoding methylmalonic aciduria type A homolog, mitochondrial-like, producing the protein MGPSVLFPLLHGLSSPLRTVTPKLGRCLLRQLPPPSCTRTPCTPSFPGLNSQNIRGMCVESTLSHIKELSPPEQRLLNKLYEGLISGQRASLAESITLVETQHPRKKELAQVLLQRVLAHRKEQEKQNGGKPLAFRVGLSGPPGAGKSTFIEVVGKMLTGQGHKVSVLAVDPSSCTTGGSLMGDKTRMTELSRDMSAFIRPSPTSGTLGGVTRTTNEAVVLCEGGGYDIVLVETVGVGQSEFAVADMVDMFVLLIPPAGGDELQGIKRGIIEKADLVVVTKADGDLLVPARRIQAEYTSALKLLRKKSKSWNPKVVRVSSQTGEGVAELWGKMEAFRSATLSSGDFQDRRRAQHKVWMWSLIQENVLRHFQEHPAVRGELPQLEDRVTRGAISPGLAADLLLKAFTSSSSSSSSQ